The nucleotide sequence GGAATTGGAGGATTGGTCGTATGACCAAGAATGAATTGGTCGCTGCCGTTGCGGATCGTCTCGACTCCACCAAGACGGCTGCGGCCGCTGCGGTGGAGGCGACCTTCGACGTCATTGCGGCAGCGCTCAAGAAAGGCGACGACGTCAAGCTGATCGGCTTTGGCTCGTTCTCGGTGGTCAAGCGCGCCGCGCGCGAGGGCCGCAACCCGCGCACCGGCAAGCCGGTGAAGATCAAGGCGTCGAAGGCGCCGAAGTTCACGCCCGGCAAGGCGCTCAAGCAGATGGTCAATCGCTGACCTCACCGATACGGCAACGCTGGTGTGAGCCGATCCGGCCGCAATCGGCGGATGGGGCGGGGTTGGGCGTCAGCATTCGACCGCGTCCGCGGCCATCCCCGCGAGCGCGCACCCGGATCGGCCGGGCTGACGGTCGCCGAGGCGGCCGTTGGCTTTCAGCGATTTTGGCGATCCGGCACGGCAAGCTTGCCGGCTTGGCCCGGCCGGGATTACATCAGCCGATCTGCGCGTCCCAGGTGGAGGCGCGGCGGGCGGTTAGCTCAGCTGGTTAGAGCGACTGGTTTACACCCAGTAGGTCGGCGGTTCGAACCCGTCACCGCCCACCAATGAAACCAAACGCGAAATTGAAACGTCGACGGTGTCGCGACGGGCTTCATCGTGGGGGCAACATCCCGGGCATCCGAGACACTCGGGGACGCCTGGCAATCAGGAGTTGGCTCATCATGACGTCAGCGAGATCGGGCGGCCGTTTCGCAGCCCGGATGAAGCGATTGGCGGATTTTCCGGGCGATGGCCCGCCGCCTGTCGACGAGGCGTGCGAATTGCTCTGCGAAGACCACGTCGGCACCTATGTTCTGCCCTACCTCTGCTGGTGGGTGGACGGGACCTGGCGGCAGGCAGGGACCGGCGAGCCGGTGATGGCCGGGGTGGTGGCGTGGCGGAAATGGTCGGGCGGCGGCGGCTGACGTCCATCGTCACACATCCAGGATCGCCGTGTGAGCGGCTGGCGCCGATGACGGCGCATCACCTGCCCCGGCCGAGGAGTGACGGCGTCGGCGCAATGGCGGCTCCGAGAGGGCGGCAGCGGACCCGATGACGTGGGGCGATGGCAGTCTTGATAAAGGACGCCGCGGATTCGGTGGCGCGCGCCGCTGTGGCGGTCGAGCGCGGATACCGGATCGGGCGGGGCCCCGGCGGGGCGGAACGGCGGCTCTAAGTCGTTTGCCGAGCGCGGTTTCTGCCGCAAAACCGGTTCCCACTTTCGCGGAAAATGCACTAACGTCGGCGCCGCAAATTCGAGGCGGAGGGCGACATGGTTACACGGCTCGGCTTGATGAGCGTAGCGGTGGCAGCGGTGCTGGCGGTGGCAGCACCGGCCGCGGCCGAGGCCCGCGAAGTGCGGGTGTTCAACTGGTCCGATTACATCGACGAGTCGACGCTGGAGGCCTTCACCAAGGAGACCGGCATCGAGGTGCGCTACAACGTGTTCGATTCGAACGAGACGTTGGAGACCCGCCTGCTGGCCGGCCGCACCGGCTACGACGTGGTGGTGCCGTCCGGCAACTTTCTGCAGCGCCAGATCAAGGCCGGGGTGTTTCGCAAGCTCGACAAGTCGAAGCTGCCGAACCTCGTCAACGCCTGGCCGTTCGTCACCGAAAAAC is from Blastochloris viridis and encodes:
- a CDS encoding HU family DNA-binding protein, translated to MTKNELVAAVADRLDSTKTAAAAAVEATFDVIAAALKKGDDVKLIGFGSFSVVKRAAREGRNPRTGKPVKIKASKAPKFTPGKALKQMVNR